From a region of the Paenibacillus segetis genome:
- a CDS encoding diacylglycerol kinase family protein, which yields MNSRKQKLSTSFRHALEGILVAFKTQRNIRIHVTLGIVVIVAALYLGLPPRDIALLLLVISLVIAAELVNTAIEAVVDLVTSEWHALAKMAKDTAAGAVLVSAGFAVSIGLILFYRPVMIWLGLY from the coding sequence ATGAATAGCCGGAAGCAGAAGCTAAGCACTTCGTTCCGACATGCGCTGGAAGGGATTTTGGTTGCGTTCAAGACTCAGCGCAATATACGGATTCACGTCACTCTAGGTATTGTTGTTATTGTGGCTGCCCTTTATTTGGGGCTTCCTCCAAGAGACATTGCCCTGCTTCTGTTGGTGATCTCTCTTGTAATTGCTGCTGAATTAGTGAATACGGCGATTGAAGCAGTGGTCGATCTGGTAACATCGGAATGGCATGCTCTGGCGAAGATGGCCAAAGATACTGCTGCAGGTGCTGTTCTAGTTAGTGCTGGATTTGCTGTCAGCATTGGCCTTATATTGTTCTACAGGCCTGTCATGATCTGGTTGGGATTGTATTAA
- the ybeY gene encoding rRNA maturation RNase YbeY — protein MGLQLAWNNEQDSLEIGEELIELLDVLLQKAGVAESVTEGEVALTFVDDEAIHQLNRDYRGIDRPTDVLSFAMNESLDEELDIVYELEEGEELDEPAVMLGDIIISVDRAQLQAQEYGHSLKREIGFLFLHGFLHLLGYDHQDEISEAEMMGKQEAILAQVGLLR, from the coding sequence ATGGGCCTACAACTGGCTTGGAACAATGAACAAGATTCACTTGAGATCGGTGAAGAATTAATTGAATTACTAGATGTGTTATTGCAAAAGGCAGGTGTGGCTGAAAGTGTGACCGAAGGAGAAGTTGCCCTGACCTTTGTAGATGATGAAGCTATTCATCAACTTAACCGTGATTATCGGGGAATTGATCGTCCAACGGATGTGCTCTCATTTGCAATGAATGAATCACTGGATGAAGAACTTGATATTGTATATGAACTAGAAGAAGGCGAGGAGCTAGACGAGCCCGCGGTTATGCTTGGAGACATTATTATTTCCGTGGATCGTGCTCAGTTGCAGGCTCAGGAATATGGTCATTCGCTTAAACGGGAGATCGGATTTTTGTTCCTTCATGGTTTTCTACACTTGCTTGGCTATGATCATCAGGATGAGATTAGCGAAGCCGAGATGATGGGCAAACAGGAGGCAATCCTGGCCCAAGTTGGACTTCTTCGCTAA
- a CDS encoding HD family phosphohydrolase, whose product MTSKEQQTGNSIGIKTAGWKHSPAVRYALFVLLIIMLYVSLAPKLLPEKYDIAIGLPSDKEIIAPMEIPNTKATLKAQEVAAEKVGQVYTILPLRNEVLVGQMMDRIFRLNQDDLVSTEEKIKIYREDLQRMPKDYIQSFITNNRNSGDYSNTLFEEVTERIEEQEYHISEETFIKIPRLQADDINEMKMVAANIVTRLTADQISEAQTARAKVAEMVSTSSLTTRVSREVVSELARLAITANKFYDEEATKTAKVEARENTPTVYIKQGDVLVAKGEKITQEMYSLLEKNGLLKNEVNYWPQFGLLVLSSLLVMGLVMYFRQSEAASRFKYNNFQFVMLLLIFLITILSMHIISIVQSDQRPYIGYLAPIATGAMLITLLLDLSLAYICSILFSILASIILNVHQGQIFDFQFGFFAVITSFAAIFAIHRASQRSTLLKAGIMICLFGSFAVLSMSLLNNNGWSQSSTLYAIGSAIAGGLLTTILVIGLMPFFEVTFGILSALKLVELSNPNHPLLRKLLTETPGTYHHSVMVGNLSEAAAEAIGANGLLCRVGSYYHDIGKTKRPGYFIENQNNVENPHDFIDPMLSKSIIIAHARDGVEMQKDYKLPKPIRDIAEQHHGTTFLHYFYHKALRLAEEQGVEPDFTEADFRYAGPKAQSKEAAVVGIADSVEAAVRSLRKPTVEQVESMIEKIIKSRLDDHQFNECDLTLKELDIVSQTLKETVMGIFHSRIEYPEEIKRNKGNEEIDRGQGNNGPTTGLEQ is encoded by the coding sequence ATGACCTCAAAAGAACAGCAAACAGGTAATTCAATTGGGATTAAAACAGCAGGATGGAAGCATAGCCCAGCAGTTCGCTATGCTCTGTTTGTGCTACTCATTATTATGCTATATGTTAGTCTAGCACCAAAGCTGTTACCCGAGAAATACGATATCGCCATCGGATTGCCTAGTGATAAAGAAATTATTGCACCTATGGAGATACCGAATACGAAGGCCACTTTGAAGGCGCAGGAAGTAGCTGCGGAAAAGGTGGGACAAGTATATACGATTTTACCTTTACGTAATGAAGTATTAGTTGGACAAATGATGGATCGGATTTTCCGGTTGAACCAAGATGATCTGGTATCCACTGAAGAGAAGATCAAAATTTATCGTGAAGATCTTCAGCGGATGCCGAAGGATTATATTCAATCCTTCATCACGAACAATCGTAATTCCGGCGATTATTCCAATACACTATTTGAAGAAGTGACTGAGCGGATTGAAGAGCAGGAGTATCACATTTCGGAGGAAACATTTATTAAGATTCCGAGATTGCAGGCAGACGACATCAACGAGATGAAGATGGTTGCTGCAAATATTGTAACTCGTCTAACCGCCGATCAAATATCAGAAGCTCAGACTGCCCGCGCCAAAGTAGCAGAAATGGTAAGTACGAGTTCCTTAACCACGCGGGTATCTCGGGAAGTAGTGTCGGAACTTGCTCGTCTCGCGATTACAGCCAACAAATTTTATGATGAAGAAGCGACTAAAACGGCGAAGGTAGAAGCACGTGAAAATACGCCGACCGTATATATTAAGCAGGGCGATGTACTTGTTGCAAAGGGTGAAAAGATTACCCAGGAAATGTACTCACTGTTAGAGAAGAATGGACTCCTCAAGAATGAAGTGAATTATTGGCCACAGTTTGGGCTGCTCGTATTGTCTTCACTTCTGGTCATGGGGCTTGTTATGTACTTCCGACAATCGGAAGCAGCTAGCAGATTTAAGTATAATAATTTCCAATTTGTAATGTTACTGCTCATTTTCCTGATTACGATTTTATCTATGCATATCATTAGTATCGTTCAAAGTGATCAACGTCCCTATATAGGATACCTTGCTCCAATTGCAACGGGTGCGATGTTAATTACACTTTTACTTGATTTGTCACTGGCATATATTTGTTCCATTTTGTTTAGTATTTTGGCCAGTATTATTTTGAATGTCCATCAGGGACAAATTTTTGATTTTCAATTTGGATTTTTTGCTGTTATTACTTCCTTTGCCGCAATCTTCGCGATTCATCGTGCAAGTCAGCGCTCGACGCTATTGAAGGCGGGGATTATGATCTGTCTGTTTGGCTCATTTGCGGTACTATCGATGAGTCTGCTTAACAACAATGGCTGGAGTCAATCGAGTACCCTTTATGCTATTGGTTCAGCAATAGCTGGAGGACTACTTACGACGATACTTGTTATAGGTCTAATGCCATTTTTTGAAGTTACATTTGGCATTCTTTCTGCTCTAAAGCTAGTCGAGCTGTCTAATCCAAACCATCCGTTATTGCGTAAGCTGCTTACGGAAACGCCAGGTACATATCATCATAGTGTGATGGTCGGCAATCTATCAGAAGCTGCCGCAGAAGCTATCGGAGCGAACGGATTACTATGCCGTGTAGGATCTTATTATCATGACATTGGGAAGACCAAACGACCGGGTTATTTTATCGAAAATCAGAATAACGTCGAGAATCCACATGACTTTATTGATCCTATGTTGAGTAAATCGATCATTATTGCTCATGCACGGGATGGAGTCGAAATGCAAAAGGATTACAAGTTGCCGAAGCCGATCCGAGATATTGCGGAACAACATCATGGAACAACGTTCTTACATTATTTCTATCATAAGGCGTTGAGATTAGCTGAAGAACAAGGGGTTGAACCGGATTTCACGGAGGCTGATTTCAGATATGCCGGACCAAAGGCGCAGTCTAAAGAAGCGGCTGTAGTTGGTATCGCTGATAGTGTAGAGGCAGCTGTTCGTTCGTTACGTAAGCCAACGGTGGAACAGGTCGAATCGATGATAGAGAAGATTATCAAGAGTCGTCTGGACGATCATCAATTTAATGAGTGTGACTTAACGCTCAAAGAACTTGATATCGTGTCCCAAACATTGAAAGAAACGGTAATGGGCATTTTCCATTCCCGTATTGAATATCCGGAAGAAATAAAGAGGAATAAGGGAAATGAAGAGATAGACAGGGGGCAAGGGAATAATGGGCCTACAACTGGCTTGGAACAATGA
- a CDS encoding PhoH family protein — MAEQFDSIKISLQNVTEALSLFGPQDAFLKLIEERLDVSISLRESEITIRVASNEVEIVQQLFEVLLKLVRNGYILTERDLLYAIDLAKDLRADQLLDLYKGEIAVTFRGKPLRVKTIGQKHYVTTIKKKDVVFGVGPAGTGKTYLAVVLAIVALKEGSVKRIILTRPAVEAGESLGFLPGDLQEKVDPYLRPLYDALYDVMGPEQTAKALERGLIEIAPLAYMRGRTLDDSFIILDEAQNTTPEQMKMFLTRLGIGSKMVITGDVTQIDLPKGRKSGLIEARSILQNIDEIGFVAFTESDVVRHSLVQKIIVAYDRAAENQG, encoded by the coding sequence TTGGCAGAACAATTCGACAGCATCAAAATTAGTCTTCAGAATGTAACGGAGGCTCTATCCCTATTTGGACCCCAAGACGCCTTCCTAAAATTGATTGAAGAACGTCTAGATGTCAGCATCAGCCTACGAGAATCGGAAATCACTATTCGCGTAGCTAGTAATGAAGTAGAGATCGTTCAGCAATTGTTCGAAGTATTGCTGAAATTAGTTCGCAACGGGTATATTTTGACCGAGAGAGACTTGCTGTATGCTATCGATTTGGCAAAGGATCTACGCGCAGATCAATTACTTGATTTATATAAAGGTGAAATTGCCGTAACTTTTCGTGGCAAACCGCTTCGGGTGAAAACGATCGGGCAGAAACATTATGTCACTACGATCAAGAAAAAGGATGTTGTATTCGGTGTTGGACCGGCGGGTACAGGTAAAACTTATCTTGCTGTTGTATTAGCCATCGTGGCGCTGAAGGAAGGTTCTGTGAAACGTATTATTTTGACGCGGCCAGCCGTGGAAGCCGGAGAAAGTCTCGGATTCCTTCCAGGGGACCTTCAGGAGAAAGTAGACCCTTATTTGCGTCCATTATATGACGCTTTATACGATGTTATGGGTCCAGAACAGACAGCCAAGGCATTAGAGCGGGGCTTGATTGAGATCGCTCCACTTGCCTATATGCGCGGTCGGACATTAGATGACTCTTTTATTATTTTAGATGAAGCTCAGAACACGACCCCTGAACAGATGAAGATGTTTCTTACGCGTCTGGGGATTGGATCTAAGATGGTTATAACCGGTGATGTTACGCAGATCGATTTGCCTAAAGGGAGAAAATCAGGGCTAATTGAAGCTCGAAGTATCTTGCAGAACATCGATGAGATCGGATTTGTTGCTTTTACGGAAAGTGATGTTGTTAGACATTCACTCGTTCAGAAAATTATAGTTGCTTATGACCGTGCCGCTGAAAACCAGGGTTAA
- the yqfD gene encoding sporulation protein YqfD, with translation MKSPVLSRLRGFVTIVVRSKQEKQIEIFINELAKRNIEVWDLRPLTNGNMELNIQLADFFSLRPLLKGTGCRLHVKRRYGMPFMLERLWRRKWFILGFAMFIAVIFSLTSLVWSVQVKGNEKIVTEDVLNAARQEGIYPFQWIFRLKAQDKLSAELTRKLPGTSWVGVSRTGTVITIQIVEANVPKEQELHNPQDLVSKADAVVTHIYAEKGLPQVRKNDRVKKGQVLISGLQGGQAVVSKGEVKGIVWHEYNIEVPLVHKQKVYTGESKQRGFLYFGKTAVQLSGYGKLGYEQSQTLVELDPLSWRDIKLPIGWMTEKVYETTEIELKRSQENAKKEGIVRAQRDIVAKYGVNSAILEQKILHEKTDNGKVYMKVLFEVEQDIAEELPIVQDQGE, from the coding sequence GTGAAATCACCAGTATTATCCCGTTTACGGGGATTTGTAACCATTGTCGTGCGTAGTAAACAGGAGAAGCAGATTGAAATTTTTATTAATGAGTTAGCCAAGCGGAATATTGAAGTGTGGGATTTAAGACCATTAACGAATGGAAATATGGAATTAAATATTCAACTAGCGGATTTTTTCTCTTTACGTCCGCTTTTAAAGGGGACAGGCTGCAGACTGCATGTTAAACGACGTTATGGTATGCCATTCATGTTGGAGCGTCTGTGGAGAAGAAAATGGTTTATCCTAGGTTTTGCCATGTTTATCGCTGTGATCTTCAGCCTGACTTCACTAGTATGGTCTGTGCAAGTCAAAGGCAATGAGAAAATAGTAACTGAGGATGTACTAAATGCAGCGCGTCAGGAAGGTATTTATCCATTCCAATGGATTTTTCGGTTAAAGGCACAGGACAAGTTATCTGCTGAATTAACCCGTAAACTGCCGGGTACCTCCTGGGTAGGTGTCTCTCGTACGGGAACAGTGATTACTATTCAGATTGTCGAAGCTAATGTCCCAAAGGAACAGGAGCTGCATAACCCTCAGGATTTAGTTAGTAAAGCGGATGCGGTAGTGACTCATATTTATGCTGAGAAGGGTTTGCCGCAAGTAAGGAAGAATGATCGGGTTAAGAAGGGCCAAGTGCTTATTTCAGGTCTGCAGGGTGGTCAAGCCGTCGTGTCTAAAGGTGAGGTCAAAGGAATTGTATGGCACGAGTACAATATAGAGGTACCTCTAGTTCACAAACAGAAGGTATATACAGGAGAGTCGAAACAGCGTGGTTTTTTATATTTTGGGAAAACAGCTGTTCAGCTGTCTGGATATGGTAAGTTAGGTTATGAACAGTCGCAAACCTTAGTTGAGCTTGATCCATTATCTTGGCGGGATATCAAGCTACCTATAGGGTGGATGACCGAGAAAGTATATGAAACGACGGAAATTGAGTTGAAACGTTCTCAGGAGAATGCAAAAAAGGAAGGGATAGTACGAGCACAAAGAGATATTGTGGCTAAATACGGTGTAAACTCGGCTATTCTAGAACAAAAAATTTTGCATGAGAAGACAGACAATGGTAAAGTTTATATGAAAGTGCTTTTTGAAGTAGAACAGGATATAGCAGAAGAACTTCCAATAGTACAAGATCAAGGAGAATGA
- the yqfC gene encoding sporulation protein YqfC — translation MSRIARKFRKWTVDVLDLPRDLMFDLPRLTLIGGKQLYIENHRGVIHFSPQELHLELSHGTMEVEGKGLVIKAIMPDEVFVEGTILGIKYRGTEDEQ, via the coding sequence ATGAGCCGGATTGCTCGCAAATTCCGTAAATGGACGGTCGATGTACTCGACTTGCCCAGAGATCTCATGTTTGATTTGCCCAGGCTCACCTTGATCGGAGGTAAGCAATTGTACATAGAGAACCACCGTGGTGTGATTCACTTTTCACCTCAGGAACTTCATCTTGAACTAAGTCATGGAACGATGGAGGTCGAGGGAAAAGGGCTGGTGATCAAAGCCATTATGCCAGATGAAGTTTTCGTTGAAGGTACCATTTTGGGCATCAAATATCGAGGAACGGAGGATGAACAGTGA
- a CDS encoding GatB/YqeY domain-containing protein: MNLSERLNEDMKQAMKSQDKFKLSTIRMVRATMKNLEIDLKRTLNDNEVLDILSREIKQRKDALQEFEKAGRNDLAEKVKAEAEILAEYLPEQLSEEEIKVIVQQTIQETGASSKADIGKVMSALMPKVKGRADGKLVNQAVQQLLQ, from the coding sequence ATGAATCTTAGCGAGCGATTGAACGAAGATATGAAGCAAGCGATGAAGAGTCAAGACAAGTTCAAGCTCTCCACTATTCGAATGGTTCGTGCCACGATGAAGAATCTTGAGATAGATTTGAAAAGAACTTTGAACGATAATGAAGTGCTTGATATCCTAAGTCGTGAGATCAAACAGCGCAAAGATGCCCTCCAAGAATTTGAGAAAGCGGGTCGTAATGACCTTGCCGAAAAAGTTAAAGCGGAAGCGGAGATCTTAGCCGAGTACCTTCCCGAACAGTTAAGCGAAGAAGAAATTAAAGTCATTGTACAGCAGACCATCCAGGAAACCGGTGCCTCTTCGAAAGCTGATATCGGGAAAGTGATGAGCGCGTTAATGCCCAAGGTTAAAGGACGGGCAGATGGCAAGCTTGTAAACCAGGCGGTTCAACAGCTACTGCAATAG
- the rpsU gene encoding 30S ribosomal protein S21 has protein sequence MSETKVRKNETIDAALRRFKRSIAKDGVLAEVKKRKHYEKPSVKRKKKSEAARKRKF, from the coding sequence GTGTCTGAAACTAAAGTTCGCAAAAACGAGACAATTGATGCTGCACTTCGTCGCTTTAAGCGCTCCATTGCAAAAGATGGTGTATTGGCTGAGGTGAAGAAACGCAAGCATTATGAAAAGCCAAGCGTAAAGCGCAAGAAAAAGTCCGAGGCTGCTCGTAAGAGAAAGTTTTAG
- a CDS encoding histidine triad nucleotide-binding protein produces the protein MDNCLFCKIVEGTIPSNKVYEDDSFLVFHDIEPAAPTHVLIIPKKHIASMNDVQSGDFAMIGELHRVAQNVAEKLGVADTGYRLINNCGPDSGQAVAHIHYHLLGGSKLGALVQNSQSHA, from the coding sequence ATGGATAATTGTTTGTTTTGCAAAATAGTAGAAGGAACGATTCCTAGTAACAAAGTTTATGAGGACGATTCTTTTCTTGTGTTCCATGATATCGAGCCAGCAGCACCGACTCACGTATTGATTATTCCGAAGAAGCATATCGCTTCGATGAATGATGTACAGTCTGGGGACTTTGCGATGATTGGAGAATTGCACCGTGTTGCCCAAAATGTTGCTGAGAAACTGGGGGTAGCCGACACTGGCTATCGGTTGATCAACAACTGTGGTCCGGATAGTGGACAAGCTGTTGCGCACATTCATTACCATTTGCTTGGGGGTTCTAAATTAGGAGCTTTGGTACAAAATTCGCAGTCTCACGCCTAA
- a CDS encoding AAA family ATPase has translation MKPISLKLSGLQSYREMQEIDFSALCEMGLFGIFGPTGSGKSTILDAITLAMYGKVGRASGGTQGIMNQSEDSLFVSFTFELMSAKGTERYRVERRFKRQNELSISNTISRFIEVLPEGEQVKADKLADVTRCVEEKIGLKMDDFTRAVVLPQGKFAEFLSLKGADRRAMLQRLFHLEKYGDLLGQKLARKVKETDNSLRELNAEQQGLGNASEEMLREAEAMMKGAILLAETRRRELGDAQQRFDQLVKVRELALEHNRRTTELKALQEREGAIAELEAKLAKATASEQIRPTLTAWKEAERLLAERESLAEAAHKAAQEAEALATQAVAKAEAATALLGREEPLLLQRLDQLEQARILQRECDALLLEFRELQRKSQEGNARRLLLSEETQKEEQLLAKAQHRKQELEELLKGCEVKASERREVQIAGEREQALQMLQEQLSRAEVEESGHRTKAEECALRLKDITLKEQEAEFVCRNMAASLVQTATDLFAIESRAIACSDALSLQEVAMRQALKDRENRVWSLTLAEGLQDGQSCPVCGSVHHPQPALAGIDDSSGSEIQLDEIANLQGQIRELRYALSRDIDNCLSLLELLGAPEAEGLSSLARNQVATSLDSSEKESEPGSIESMIGALEAGREALNLSQQHHTLHSILEELQRDSKAATAARIKLQPLRTAAEVDMSSASGLLEQSKLRSESLRNELHIKKQEWEKEQPQGSLESASARLKLIQDKDAKAEEIKQRLALSVPFIEEKGAKLLALGRDVVELDKVLLQLDTQQQGKEELLKDKQERLRIWTGGADVEKLWNEANQRLQALRLDAQESTLRQSQALSQSHEFAKADVLARQAAIAAQEQKQALMQRWQGELETSPFASEEEVKEAMIDGGMIQSFTEQIRLHRDNERELQIGLKELDTKLDGRVVTDEEWSHCSTKLALAKEQDEEALQNKARTERDLEDLQTRHIRWRELEERRIKLQHEAGLLSKLQSSLRGNAFVEYVAEEQLMNVSQAASQRLRFLTKQRYALETDSSGGFVICDDANGGVKRPVATLSGGETFLTSLALALALSAQIQLRGQYPLQFFFLDEGFGTLDPELLDTVITSLEHLHHDHLSVGIISHVAELRARLPRKLVVIPAESGGEGSRAVLENL, from the coding sequence GTGAAGCCGATATCACTGAAGCTCTCGGGGTTACAGAGTTACCGGGAGATGCAAGAAATAGATTTTAGTGCACTATGTGAGATGGGTTTGTTCGGGATATTTGGTCCTACGGGCAGTGGAAAGTCTACTATTTTGGACGCAATCACCCTTGCGATGTATGGCAAGGTGGGCCGTGCTTCAGGCGGAACGCAAGGAATTATGAACCAATCGGAGGATTCATTATTCGTATCCTTTACCTTCGAATTAATGTCTGCAAAAGGTACTGAACGTTATCGGGTGGAGAGACGTTTCAAACGGCAAAATGAATTGTCTATCAGTAATACGATCAGTCGCTTTATCGAAGTTTTGCCAGAAGGGGAGCAGGTAAAGGCTGATAAGCTAGCTGATGTAACAAGATGTGTTGAGGAGAAAATTGGACTTAAAATGGACGACTTCACCCGGGCTGTCGTCTTGCCACAGGGTAAGTTTGCCGAGTTCCTATCGCTGAAAGGTGCCGATCGGAGAGCCATGCTCCAGCGATTATTTCACTTGGAGAAATACGGAGATTTACTAGGGCAGAAGCTAGCTCGTAAAGTGAAGGAGACGGACAATTCGTTGCGTGAGCTAAACGCGGAACAGCAGGGGCTTGGCAATGCCTCAGAGGAAATGCTGCGAGAAGCGGAAGCGATGATGAAAGGGGCGATCTTATTAGCTGAGACTCGGCGCCGTGAACTGGGAGATGCACAGCAACGCTTCGATCAACTCGTTAAGGTGCGTGAGCTTGCTCTGGAGCACAACCGGCGCACTACGGAGCTTAAGGCACTGCAGGAGCGCGAGGGTGCGATAGCAGAATTAGAAGCGAAGCTTGCCAAAGCGACTGCCTCGGAGCAAATAAGGCCGACGCTGACGGCCTGGAAGGAGGCGGAGCGGCTCCTAGCGGAGCGGGAGTCATTGGCGGAAGCTGCCCATAAGGCCGCGCAGGAGGCGGAGGCCTTGGCTACACAGGCGGTTGCTAAGGCGGAAGCCGCCACGGCTTTACTTGGACGCGAGGAGCCGCTCCTACTGCAGCGGCTCGATCAACTGGAGCAGGCCAGAATATTGCAGCGAGAATGCGATGCTTTGCTCTTGGAGTTTCGCGAGTTACAGCGCAAGTCGCAGGAAGGTAACGCACGACGGTTGCTGCTGAGTGAGGAGACGCAGAAAGAGGAACAGCTCCTTGCTAAGGCACAACATCGGAAGCAGGAGCTTGAAGAACTGCTGAAGGGTTGCGAAGTTAAGGCTTCTGAACGCCGAGAAGTTCAGATAGCGGGAGAACGCGAACAGGCCCTACAGATGCTGCAGGAGCAATTGTCTAGAGCAGAGGTAGAGGAAAGCGGGCATCGCACTAAGGCTGAAGAATGCGCCTTACGATTGAAAGATATTACGCTGAAAGAGCAAGAGGCGGAATTCGTGTGTAGGAACATGGCTGCTTCGTTAGTACAAACTGCTACCGATCTGTTCGCGATAGAGTCACGCGCTATCGCTTGTAGCGATGCCTTAAGCCTTCAAGAAGTAGCCATGCGGCAAGCGCTCAAAGATCGAGAGAATCGTGTATGGTCACTTACTTTGGCTGAAGGATTGCAAGATGGACAATCCTGTCCGGTATGTGGATCGGTCCATCATCCGCAGCCAGCACTTGCAGGGATTGACGATAGCTCAGGAAGCGAAATACAACTTGATGAGATCGCAAACTTACAGGGCCAAATTCGTGAGCTTCGCTATGCGTTATCTAGAGATATAGACAACTGCCTCAGTCTCCTTGAGCTGTTAGGCGCTCCAGAAGCAGAAGGATTAAGCTCGCTTGCTCGGAATCAAGTCGCGACTAGTCTGGATTCATCTGAGAAAGAATCCGAACCAGGCAGCATAGAATCGATGATAGGAGCACTGGAAGCCGGCCGTGAGGCTTTGAACTTAAGTCAGCAGCATCATACTTTGCACTCCATTCTGGAAGAGCTGCAAAGGGATAGTAAGGCTGCTACAGCCGCACGGATCAAGTTGCAGCCATTGCGTACAGCTGCGGAGGTGGATATGTCATCTGCTTCTGGACTGTTGGAACAATCGAAGCTTCGAAGCGAGTCACTTCGAAATGAGCTTCATATCAAGAAGCAGGAATGGGAGAAAGAACAACCACAAGGTTCCTTAGAATCTGCTTCTGCACGCTTGAAACTAATTCAAGATAAGGATGCTAAAGCTGAAGAGATCAAACAGCGCCTTGCCCTTAGTGTACCTTTTATCGAAGAGAAGGGTGCTAAATTGTTAGCACTGGGGCGTGATGTTGTTGAATTAGATAAGGTCCTGTTACAGCTTGATACGCAGCAACAAGGTAAAGAGGAACTGCTTAAGGATAAGCAGGAGCGGTTGAGGATCTGGACTGGCGGGGCTGATGTGGAGAAATTATGGAATGAAGCGAATCAGCGTTTACAAGCGCTTCGCCTAGATGCTCAAGAGAGTACCCTTCGCCAAAGCCAGGCGCTATCGCAGAGCCATGAGTTTGCCAAAGCTGATGTACTCGCCAGACAGGCCGCGATAGCGGCTCAGGAGCAGAAACAAGCTCTGATGCAACGTTGGCAGGGGGAATTGGAGACTTCACCGTTTGCAAGTGAAGAAGAAGTGAAGGAAGCAATGATCGATGGTGGAATGATCCAGAGTTTTACTGAGCAGATCAGGTTGCACAGAGACAACGAACGAGAACTCCAAATTGGACTTAAAGAACTGGATACAAAGCTGGATGGTAGAGTGGTGACTGACGAAGAGTGGAGTCATTGTTCTACAAAACTGGCCCTAGCCAAAGAACAGGATGAGGAAGCGCTGCAGAATAAGGCTCGAACTGAGCGTGATCTTGAAGATCTTCAGACCAGGCATATTCGTTGGAGGGAACTAGAAGAGAGACGGATCAAGCTTCAACATGAAGCAGGATTGCTCAGTAAATTACAATCTTCACTCCGAGGTAATGCATTTGTTGAGTATGTGGCTGAAGAACAGCTCATGAATGTTAGTCAAGCAGCTTCACAGCGTTTAAGGTTCCTGACGAAGCAACGCTATGCATTGGAGACGGATTCTAGCGGTGGATTTGTCATATGCGACGATGCGAATGGCGGAGTGAAACGTCCGGTAGCTACCCTTTCTGGTGGGGAGACATTCCTCACCTCACTCGCACTGGCACTGGCGCTCTCTGCCCAGATCCAACTTCGCGGACAATATCCGCTACAGTTCTTTTTCCTTGATGAAGGGTTTGGGACACTGGACCCCGAATTGCTAGATACTGTAATTACATCGTTGGAGCATCTGCATCATGATCATCTCTCTGTAGGGATCATTAGCCATGTTGCAGAATTGCGAGCTCGCTTACCACGTAAGCTGGTAGTTATACCAGCGGAAAGCGGTGGCGAAGGCTCCAGGGCTGTATTGGAAAATTTATGA